Genomic segment of Natronoarchaeum philippinense:
GGTCGAACCCTTCGACGATGTCTTTCTCCCGTTCGAGGAAGCTCTCGGGGATGAACATCGGGAAATAGGCGTTGTCGACGCCGGTGTCTTTGAACCAGCCGTCGAGGTTGTCCTGCAGCGCTTCCCAGAGGGCGTACCCCCGAGGCTTGGTCACGATGAAGCCGCCCATCGGCGCGTAGTCCGCCAGATCCGCTTTCTGTACGACTTCGGCGTACCAGTCGCCTGTCGCGTACTCTTTGCTCTCCGTGATGCCGAGTTCTTGCTCGCTCATGCTGTCCTGTTGTTCCACACGAGTTCGTCGGGGGTAATAGACGAACCGATACTCTCGGAGCGCCGGGCGGCCTGCGGGCCGATGCCGCGTTGCTCGTGCCGCGTTGCTCGCGGCCACCGCGTCGGAAGAATGATACACGCGTGCGTTCTGGCTGTAACTAGTATGGGCTCTGACGACGCGAACGGCCAGACTGACGCGGACGAGTTCCCCGGGAGGGCTACCGAGTCCGTGCTGGCCGCACTGACCGAGCCCCGCCGTCAGTACGTTCTCTACTACCTTCGAGAGCGCGAGCGCGCGGACTTAGCGACGCTGTCGTGGGTCGTCGCCGGCTGGCTGGGTGCCGACAGCGACGCTGGCGTGACATCCGGTGCGGACCACGATCGGCTCGAACTCGAACTCCATCACAATCACTTGCCCCACCTCGACGATATCGGACTGATCGAGTACGATCCGAACACCCACGATGTACGCCTCACCCAGCCTACGGAGCTGGTTGCCGATCTCCTCGACAGGATCGGCGGTCCCGAACCGTCGGCTGACTACGAACGCCGACCAGTAGCGGACGCTCGTACTAGCATGTCCTCTCTCAGGACGACCGACGGCATCGACTCGCTGCGCGACCTCGTCGAAGATGTCGAGCAAACTGCGACGACGATCACCGTGTGCGCCCCCGACGCCAGCGAAGCGTTGCTGGACCAGTTCGTGACGCGAAACGTCGAGATCGAACACGAATCCCTCCCCGCGGTCGCCGACGGCGGGTTCGTTCTCGTCCAGCGCAACGGCGTCACGCTGGGAACGATCGGCCTCGACGTGCTCGAACGCGCCGCCACGTCACCGACCGCGCCGCCCGGCGAACGCAGCGACGAGGACTACAGACAGTTTCTCTCGTTGTTCCGGGACACCCAGTTTACCACCGCGTCCCGCGGGGAACTCCTCAAAACAGCCCGAGAGATCGAGGACCGGGCTTGGCGAACTGGAGAGGGACGGCTCCGGACCGGATTTCAGTCCTTGTCGGCCTATCAGGATCAGCTCTCGGTCTACCGTCGGCTCGGGACCGAGAGCGATCTCGATGTCCACGTGTACGGGCGCCCCGACTGGACGCCGCCGGCGATCGAGGGCGTCCGACTCCACGAGTCGACGGGCGCGGAGATCGGACTCGTCTGGTTCGTCGTCTTCCACGACGGCCGCGACGACGCCACGGCGTCCGGGCGATCGAACTCCTGTGCGCTGATCGCCGAGGAGCGCGCCCGCGACCAGTACTACGGCTTCTGGACGTACGATCCCGAATTGGTCGCCGCGATCGACGACTATCTCGCGTCGACGTACCGGTAGCGCCTACCGTTCGGCACGCTCGACGGCGGCGTCGACCGCGAAGGGACTCGCCGTTTCCGTCCAGTTCCAGCCGGGCAGACGCGTCTGGAAGCCGGCCGCCAGCGCGGCGTCGAGATCGTCGAGTCCGGCCCCACCCACCTCTGGATGGTGCGTAATATCGGCGTAATGAAACGTCGCCTCGGCGAGCAGACCGAACGGCTGTGCGCCCGCGATCGTACCCGCTAGCTGGCGCCCGAGCAACTCGTCGACGACGAATCCCGGATAGTCGTCCTCGACATCGAGATCCCGCAACAGTGCAACGAGCGCGGCGACGTTGACCGCGCGGTCGCCGTCGGCGAACACGGCGTCGACCTCGGCGCGAAACTGATCGTACTCGACAGGGTCGACTTCTGTCTCGAACGCGGCCGAAAGCTCTGCCCGGACCTCGTTGAGCAACTCGACGACGGACTCTCGACCTCGGATCCACTCGTACTCCCGTTCGACGGTGGCTGGCGAGATGTGCATGTACGGGCGATACTTGCGCGTTCCCTTACCCGTTATTGCGAAGGCTTTTATAACACGGAGCAAGTACGATCGGATAAGCGGGTTCTCCCTGGAATCCTCCCGCACGGGTCTGGACATTTCCCGGTCGAGACGAGACGAACCTGATACCGACAACTCAGTATGCGTACTCTCTGGCTTCCCGACGTCGCGCGGCGGACTCGTCGTGCCGCCCCGTTTGCCGTCGTTCCCGGAGTTTCTGCATCGTCGTCTCGTGACCGGCCCCGACGGGCCTGCATTCGACGGGGGGACACCACGCTACTGCGACGTTTCCACCTATGAGTTCCGTTGACCAACAACTCGACGAGTTGCGTACAGAGATCAAAAGCGAGCTACCAAGCGACATTTCGGTTTCGGAGGTGAAATACGAGGGTCCTGAGCTGGTCGTCTACACGCGTGATCCGAAGGAATTCGCCCAGCAGGGCGATCTGATCCGACAGTTGGCCAGCAAACTCCGCAAGCGCATCACCGTCCGCCCGGATCCCGATGTTCTCGCGGAGCCGCGCGACGCACGCGAACAGATTCTCTCGGTGATTCCCGACGACGCCGGGGTTTCGGATCTCGATTTCCACAAAGACACCGGCGAGGTCGTCATCGAGGCCGAAAAGCCCGGTATGGTGATCGGCCGACACGGATCGACGCTCCGAGAGATCACTAAAGAGGTCGGCTGGACGCCCGAAGTCGTCCGGACGCCGCCGATCGAGTCCTCGACGGTCTCGAACGTCCGGAACTTCCTCAAGCAGGAACGCGACGAGCGCCGCGACGTGTTAGAGCGGGTCGGTCGTCAGATCCACCGCGAGGAGATGTCCGACGAGGAGTACGTCCGCATCACGACGCTTGGCTGCTGCCGTGAGGTCGGCCGCGCGGCCTTCGTCCTCTCGACGCCCGAGACGCGCATCCTCATCGACTGCGGTGACAAGCCCGGCGCGGAAGGCGAGGTGCCGTATCTGCAGGTGCCCGAAGCGCTCGGCGCTGGCGCGTCGAACCTCGACGCCGTCGTGCTGACCCACGCCCACCTCGACCACTCCGCGCTCCTCCCGCTGCTGTTCAAGTACGGCTACGACGGCCCGATCTACACGACCGAGCCCACCCGCGACCTGATGGGCCTACTCCAACTCGACTACCTCGACGTTGCCGCCAAAGAGGGTCGGACGCCGCCCTACGACTCCGAGATGGTCCGCGAAGCGATCAAACACACCATCCCGCTGGAGTACGGTGATGTCACCGACATCGCACCCGATGTCAAGCTCACACTGCACAACGCCGGCCACATTCTCGGGTCAGCTGTCTCTCACTTCCACATCGGCGACGGTCTCTACAACGTCGCCTTTTCGGGCGACATCCACTACGACGACACGCGCCTGTTCAACGGCGCCGTCAACGACTTCCCGCGCGTCGAGACGCTCGTCCTCGAATCGACCTACGGCGGCCGCAACGACTACCAGACCGATCAGGACGACGCCGAGCAGAACCTCAAGCGCGTCATCAAGGAGACCTACGAGAAGGGCGGCAAGGTGTTGATCCCGGCGTTCGCCGTCGGACGTTCTCAGGAGATGATGCTCGTCCTCGAAGAGGCGATGCGGAGCGGCGATATCCCCGAGATGCCGGTTCATCTCGACGGGATGATCTGGGAGGCGACTGCGATCCACACGACCTACCCCGAGTACCTGCGCGACGAGCTTCGTGATCGGATCTTCCACGACGACGAGAACCCGTTCCTCGCCGATCAGTTCAACCACATCGACGGCGGCGAGGAAGAGCGCCAGCAGGTCGCCGACGACGGCCCCTGTATCATCCTCTCGACCTCCGGGATGGTCACCGGCGGCCCGATCATGTCGTGGCTGCGCCATCTGGGCAGTGACGCCGACAGCACCCTGACGTTCGTCGGCTATCAGGCACAGGGAACCCTCGGACGACGCATCCAGAACGGGTGGGACGAGATTCCGATCGACGACGACGACACCGGCCGGCAGTCGACCCTCTCGCTGAACATGGATGTCGAAACCGTCGAGGGCTTCTCCGGGCACGCCGACCGTCAGGGCCTCGAAAACTTCGTCAAGACGATGAACCCCCGACCGGAGAAGGTGCTCTGTGTCCACGGCGACGAGTCCTCGACGCAGGATCTCTCCTCGGCGCTGTACCACGACTACAACATGCGGACGTTCGCGCCCAAGAACCTCGAAACGTTCCGGTTCGTCTAACGGCTTCGCGCACTCTTCGATCACGGGCGTCTCTCCTCCCAACCGAGAGTACGTTCTCGATCGGGCTGCCGGTGACACTCTCGAATCCGGCATCATTCACGTATGTATCGGTACATACCGGCCCGTTCACCACATATAAACGGCTTATGTGCTGTTTCGCGTGCGTCCTCACGATGGGACAGCGGTCAGTACCGGTCACGGCCGATCAAGGTATCGATATGCCGGAACAAACGACAGACAGCGACTGGAGCCCCGAGCGAGCGTTTTCCGACGCCGTCGAGCAGCGCCATCACCGGATCGACGCCGACGAGTGGCAAAACGTCTACGTGATCGGCGATATCCACGGTTGCCTGACCGAACTGAAGGCGCTCGTCGAACGGATCGACCCCGACCCGGACGAACTGCTCGCGTTTGTCGGCGACCTCGTTCGCAAGGGCCCCGACAGCGCCGGCGTCGTCGAGTACGTTCGGGACCGACCCAACGCCGTGCCGGTACTCGGGAACAACGAAGCGAAGGTGCTGCGCGGCGACGCCGATCCCGGGCTCGACGACGAGCACGTCGACTACCTCGAAACGCTGCCCGCGGTCCTCTCGTGGGGCGACCACGCCGTCGTCCACGGCGGCGTCGATCCGTCCCGTCCGCTGTTCGAGCACGGCGTCGAGGATTTCCTGACGATGCGGGCGCCGCTGGGCGACGGGTACGACGGCCCCTTCTGGTTCGAGCAGTACGAGCGCACGCCGCAGGTGTTCTTCGGCCACACCGTCCTCGACGCCCCGGTCGTAGGCGAGGGGGCGATCGGGCTCGACACCGGCTGTGTCTACGGCGGCGCGCTGACCGCCTACGACTGTGGCGCCGACGAGTTCGTCAGCGTCCCTGCGCGTGACACCTATCAGGAGCGCTCCCGGTCGAAGTTCGTCGACCCGTCGGAACACGACGTCGACGCCGGCGGACAGTAAGATGGCCCCTGACCAGTCATCGGCAGACGGCAGCGTCGCGGACGCCGACGCGGAGGATGCGCCGGACGACGGCGTCGCCGCCGAGCCCGAAGATGCCCAGCAGTTCGCACCCCCGCCACGCAACGTGGATGTCGATATCGATGTCGGCGACGACGCCGCGGCGTCCCCGGGATCGGGCGACGATTCGGCGTCCGATGACGGGCCGGCGGTCGATCTCGACGATCCCGAGTACTACCTCAACCGCGAGCTGAGCGAGCTCGAGTTCCAGCAGCGCGTCCTCCACGAGGCGCTCGACGACCGGAACCCGCTGCTGGAACGGGTGAAGTTCCTCTCGATCGTCACCGAGAACCTAGACGAGTTCTTCCGAAAGCGCGTCGGCGGTCTCAAACAGCAGGTGGCCGCGGACGTCACCGATCGGACGGCCGACGGCCGGACACCCGGCGAACAGTGGACGGAGGTTCTGGAGGCGAGTCGACCGCTCCTCGAACGCCAATCCGAGTGCTACCGTGAGGAAATTCGTCCGGCGCTCGCGGACGAGGGGATCGAAATCCTCGATATCGAGGACCTCTCGCCCGGCGAGCGGACGCAGCTACGGGAGTACTTCGAGCGGTCGATCCTGCCCGCGCTGACGCCGCTGACGTTCGACCCGGCCCATCCGTTCCCGTTTATCTCCAACCAGAGCCTCTCGCTGGCCGTGCTGACGCGGGAGTCGCCAGACGCCGACGTGACGTTCTCGCGCGTGAAGATCCCGCGCAATCAGTTGCGGTTCATCGATGTCGACGAGCTGGTCGACGGCGACGCGGGCGGCGAAACACAGCGGTTCGTGCTGCTCGAAGAGCTGGTCCGCAACAACCTCGATCTCCTGTTTCCGGAGGTCGAGATCGTCGACGACGCGCTGTTCCGGGTGACGCGGAACGCGGAGGTCCGGCGGGACGAGGAAGTCGCGGAGGACCTGCTGGAAATGGCCGAAGAGGTGATCGAGGAGCGGCGGTTCGCCACGGTCGTCCGACTCGAAATCGAGAGCGACGTGCCGGCGGCGATCCTCGACATCCTCCGCGAGCAACTCGATCTCGAAGCGCGCGAGGTCTTCGAGATCGACGGCCCGCTCGACTTCCGCGACTTCGGGACGCTGCTGGATCTGGACCGTCCGGACCTGTCGGTCGATCGCTGGACGCCCCAGCCTCACCCGCGTCTCGACGATCCCGCGACCGACATCTTCGAGGAGATCCGCCGGGACGACGTGCTCGTCCACCACCCGTATCACTCGTTTACCGGCACCGTCCAGCAGTTTCTCGAAGCCGCCGCGGAGGACCCCGACGTGCTGGCCATCAAGGCGTCGATCTACCGCACCGCCAGCGACTCGCAGGTGATCCAGACGCTGATCGACGCGGCGCGCAACGGCAAGCAGGTCGCCGTGATGGTCGAACTCAAGGCCCGTTTCGACGAGAAGAACAATCTGGAGTGGGCAAAGCGCCTCGAAGAGGAAGGCATCCACGTCGCCTACGGGACGATCGGCTACAAGACCCACACCAAGACCTCGCTGGTCGTCCGCCGCGAAGACGACGGCGTCCGTCTGTACTCCCACGTCGGCACCGGAAACTACCACTCCGAGACCGCAAAGCAGTACGAGGATCTCGGACTGCTCACCGCCGACAGGGATGTCGGCCACGATCTGGTTCGGCTGTTCAACTACTTCACCGGCCACGCGCGCCACGAGGACTACCGCACGATGCTCGTCGCGCCGGGCAACATGCGCCGCCAGTTCACCGACCTGATCCGCGCCGAGGCGGCGGCAGCCCGAAACGGCGAGGACGCCCGGATCGTCGCCAAGATGAACCGGCTGGAGGATCCCGAGATCGTCCGTGAGTTGTACGCAGCCTCGATGGCCGGCGTCGATATCGAGCTGATCGTCCGGGACATCTGTCGACTTCGCCCCGGCGTCGAGGGCGTCAGCGATCGGATCGACGTCTACAGCGTCGTTGGAAGATTCCTCGAACACTCCCGGATCTTCCGGTTCGAGAACGGCGGCGATCCGCGCTTTTTCGTCGGGTCGGCCGACTGGATGACTCGAAATCTCGACAACCGCGTCGAGACGATCGTCCCGATCGAGGATCCCGCGCTGCAGGCCGAACTCTCGACGGTGCTGGAGCTCCTGCTCGACGACAACCGTCGTCGATGGGTGATGCATTCGGACGGACGCTACGAACAGCTCGTGCCGGGCGACGACCAGTCTCGATCGACGCACCAACGACTGATGGAGCGAGCTCGTTCGGGACGCCACTGCGCGCGCCGCGTCAGTAGCGACGGGGGAGACGAGTCCTAACGCCATCGGATAGAATATCGGCCGGACGCCGAAGGGTAGCTCGCCACTGTCGTTCCGGTCCCGACTGTCGGCGTCGCCCCGCCGTGGCATCGTCTCGCAGCGGCTACGCTATCGAGCGTTTCAGTCGGGCGAAACGAGAGAATCGGTAACCCCGTGTCGAGACGTTACTCCGGCTTCAGCCCTTCGTCCTGCACGCGCATGATCGCCTCGCCGTCGGCGAGGTTCGGTGCGTCGACCAGTTTGAACACGCGCTTGTTACCCTTGGACTTGCGGATGTAGACCCGGAACGTCGAGGTGTGCCCGAGGATGTTCCCGCCGATCGGCTGGGTCGGGTCGCCGAAGAAGGAATCGGGGTTCGA
This window contains:
- a CDS encoding DUF7344 domain-containing protein, which codes for MGSDDANGQTDADEFPGRATESVLAALTEPRRQYVLYYLRERERADLATLSWVVAGWLGADSDAGVTSGADHDRLELELHHNHLPHLDDIGLIEYDPNTHDVRLTQPTELVADLLDRIGGPEPSADYERRPVADARTSMSSLRTTDGIDSLRDLVEDVEQTATTITVCAPDASEALLDQFVTRNVEIEHESLPAVADGGFVLVQRNGVTLGTIGLDVLERAATSPTAPPGERSDEDYRQFLSLFRDTQFTTASRGELLKTAREIEDRAWRTGEGRLRTGFQSLSAYQDQLSVYRRLGTESDLDVHVYGRPDWTPPAIEGVRLHESTGAEIGLVWFVVFHDGRDDATASGRSNSCALIAEERARDQYYGFWTYDPELVAAIDDYLASTYR
- a CDS encoding beta-CASP ribonuclease aCPSF1, which encodes MSSVDQQLDELRTEIKSELPSDISVSEVKYEGPELVVYTRDPKEFAQQGDLIRQLASKLRKRITVRPDPDVLAEPRDAREQILSVIPDDAGVSDLDFHKDTGEVVIEAEKPGMVIGRHGSTLREITKEVGWTPEVVRTPPIESSTVSNVRNFLKQERDERRDVLERVGRQIHREEMSDEEYVRITTLGCCREVGRAAFVLSTPETRILIDCGDKPGAEGEVPYLQVPEALGAGASNLDAVVLTHAHLDHSALLPLLFKYGYDGPIYTTEPTRDLMGLLQLDYLDVAAKEGRTPPYDSEMVREAIKHTIPLEYGDVTDIAPDVKLTLHNAGHILGSAVSHFHIGDGLYNVAFSGDIHYDDTRLFNGAVNDFPRVETLVLESTYGGRNDYQTDQDDAEQNLKRVIKETYEKGGKVLIPAFAVGRSQEMMLVLEEAMRSGDIPEMPVHLDGMIWEATAIHTTYPEYLRDELRDRIFHDDENPFLADQFNHIDGGEEERQQVADDGPCIILSTSGMVTGGPIMSWLRHLGSDADSTLTFVGYQAQGTLGRRIQNGWDEIPIDDDDTGRQSTLSLNMDVETVEGFSGHADRQGLENFVKTMNPRPEKVLCVHGDESSTQDLSSALYHDYNMRTFAPKNLETFRFV
- a CDS encoding metallophosphoesterase family protein produces the protein MPEQTTDSDWSPERAFSDAVEQRHHRIDADEWQNVYVIGDIHGCLTELKALVERIDPDPDELLAFVGDLVRKGPDSAGVVEYVRDRPNAVPVLGNNEAKVLRGDADPGLDDEHVDYLETLPAVLSWGDHAVVHGGVDPSRPLFEHGVEDFLTMRAPLGDGYDGPFWFEQYERTPQVFFGHTVLDAPVVGEGAIGLDTGCVYGGALTAYDCGADEFVSVPARDTYQERSRSKFVDPSEHDVDAGGQ
- the ppk1 gene encoding polyphosphate kinase 1; translated protein: MAPDQSSADGSVADADAEDAPDDGVAAEPEDAQQFAPPPRNVDVDIDVGDDAAASPGSGDDSASDDGPAVDLDDPEYYLNRELSELEFQQRVLHEALDDRNPLLERVKFLSIVTENLDEFFRKRVGGLKQQVAADVTDRTADGRTPGEQWTEVLEASRPLLERQSECYREEIRPALADEGIEILDIEDLSPGERTQLREYFERSILPALTPLTFDPAHPFPFISNQSLSLAVLTRESPDADVTFSRVKIPRNQLRFIDVDELVDGDAGGETQRFVLLEELVRNNLDLLFPEVEIVDDALFRVTRNAEVRRDEEVAEDLLEMAEEVIEERRFATVVRLEIESDVPAAILDILREQLDLEAREVFEIDGPLDFRDFGTLLDLDRPDLSVDRWTPQPHPRLDDPATDIFEEIRRDDVLVHHPYHSFTGTVQQFLEAAAEDPDVLAIKASIYRTASDSQVIQTLIDAARNGKQVAVMVELKARFDEKNNLEWAKRLEEEGIHVAYGTIGYKTHTKTSLVVRREDDGVRLYSHVGTGNYHSETAKQYEDLGLLTADRDVGHDLVRLFNYFTGHARHEDYRTMLVAPGNMRRQFTDLIRAEAAAARNGEDARIVAKMNRLEDPEIVRELYAASMAGVDIELIVRDICRLRPGVEGVSDRIDVYSVVGRFLEHSRIFRFENGGDPRFFVGSADWMTRNLDNRVETIVPIEDPALQAELSTVLELLLDDNRRRWVMHSDGRYEQLVPGDDQSRSTHQRLMERARSGRHCARRVSSDGGDES